taacttaattctgttgtagtgaattgATATAAGTTAGGCATGTTACCAAAGGGAGAACTAATTTTAGGGATTATTCAtacatttcatttttttgtatttattttcagtAGACCTTTATTGCAAAGGATCTCTACTTTGCCAAAATTTAGAATGTTTgtattaatctttattatttggcttcattgtttattttaaatatatttggtGCTTCTTTAATAGATTAAGAATCTGTTAGAAATTCTGCTTCAAATTATGTCTCATCTTTCTCAAGTAAACAATTTATAGTGCTACAAATGTTTATTTTAAGTTCCAAAATTAAATACCTATTAGCTCCCTGAGGTAAATTATGCTTTTTATCATCTTCTTTAACTATTGAATGGTTCTTATTAGTGTTCagctaaaatttaattaagttgGTTCGAGAATAACGAACatttgataaatatttttaaaagtaaaattgtgCTTAGTTTGTAATGCTGATATTCTCgagaataatttaaattacgtttgattaattttatgaaataataGAGGATAGTTCAAGAAGTGAAGGTTGAatttggtataaaatataatttattataaaaataatttaataaaaataatttattataatatatgattTAGTAATTAAAAGTAATTCTTTTTACAAATTCTACTTCaacttaaatataataaaaataatttattattatatatgtataatttattagaatagtgtattataatatttaatcagaATATCTTATTCCGATTAAAAAATACCTCGTTTGGTGGAATAACGAGTATAACTTTTGCAACGACCTGacccactagtaataataactcgttgggtctaaaccactggcccaaaatatATAAGCctatttattattactagtgttcaTAATCTATATATCCAACCATAATCTCATTCCTATCCAATATGggactattagggtgtcacagCTTTCATTATCCCTGTTTTATTCTCAAACAAAACACTCACCTCAAGGTTTCACATTTGACACCCAAACTTCAATTTATTCGCAAATAAACACCTAACTCTACATTCCGTCAATTTAGAGTGACTAATGtaggatcgttggcgctaaccattaatcccaaaagcttgagctgttagaaatacacaaccaattcacttaaagcgtacagatacagcgcccacggattTCGATTATAACTCGGCTCAACCAGCCgcatgccacttcgaacatgacttgacCCACCccaacctcacgccatttcgaacacgACTTAGCCTAACATGGCCTCCCACCACAGGGTAGGATTCTggctcatttaagccaacaatccatcatccagcacctgcacacatttgcagcatgtgAAAATCGAACTCGTGACCTctgtctctgataccacttgtaggATTGTTGGcgttaaccattaatcccaaaagctcgagctgttagaaatacgaaacgaattcacttaaagcgtacagatatagCACCCACgggtttcgattgtgactcgagcaaaacagcctcacgccactccgaacatgacttggcccaccctagcctcacgccatttcgaacataattcggcccaacatggcctcccattacagggcaggatgctggcccatttaagccaacaactAACAATAGCCAGTGATCCAAAAACAGTAAAGGATGCACATCAATGCATGAAAGAGTCTTCTTGAAGCCAAGCTGTGTTTTACCGCAAAGCTAGAGAACTCATTTATGTAATTGGCATTCATCTTTAATCATTGAACTAACATCAATTTGTCGCTCCAAACACGTAAATGATAAGTTTATATGTTAATAATATGGAAGTTAGGGtgtcaaattttgaaatcttgaAGTTTAGGTAACAATCCTCAGGTAGGTAAAGTCTAAGTAGTTCCTGATCCAATCTTATCTGTTAAGAAGTTCGAACCCTCAACTTCATAGGTAGTACTCCTAACAATTAATAAATCAGCTATTCTATACAGTGGTGGTTACAGTCGAATAGTTACGGTTTAGAAATGCAATATATAGTAGCTCACTATAGTTAGTAGAAACAAGTAAATTGGTATAGATAATCATTTTTGCACATACTCCATATgcctattttatttataatataaatagagTGCCTTACTAGGGAGTTACAACACCAAATCACCAAGATTAACTTCCTAAATATCAAACCTCCAAATGCAACACATTCGTTAGATCATAGACAACAAGAAATAAACTACTAAAAGCACTACATAGAACCAAGTAGTACACTCTACTAGCTTAAATATAGTTTGACCTAGAAGCACTACATAACATAACACAATCTACTCATCATCACTCTTCTCACAAGTAGTTTCCTTGCTTGCTTCCTCTACTTCtaccttctcttctttctccttctttgtctccTCCAAAGCCTCGTCGAGAATTACGCCTTCCTTCTTTGCATCTTCGACTTCTTGAGGCTCGTCGACAGGCACCACCGACACCGCTTTCTGAGCCTTCTTGCTATCCATCTCCTCGATCTCTCCCTCGTTTGGCTTTTCGGATTCAAgggcttcttcttcgtcgttgTTTATCTCTAGCTTGGTTTCAACTTCTTTAGCTATTGCCGCATCGCTAACGGGGTCGACAGcgccctcctcttcctctttgtcCTCCACCACCTTTTCTATTGTGGGTGGAACCTCCATTTCTTCTTTGTTCTCCACCACCTTAGGGCACTTCTCTTGCAATAATGCATATGTTTCAGATTGAACTTGCAATGTAgcatcaaaataaaatagaaaccAACTAATTATAagctattatatatacatacaaatatGGGGTTATGGTATTAAGAGATT
This window of the Ananas comosus cultivar F153 linkage group 19, ASM154086v1, whole genome shotgun sequence genome carries:
- the LOC109725220 gene encoding eukaryotic translation initiation factor 4B3-like — encoded protein: MEVPPTIEKVVEDKEEEEGAVDPVSDAAIAKEVETKLEINNDEEEALESEKPNEGEIEEMDSKKAQKAVSVVPVDEPQEVEDAKKEGVILDEALEETKKEKEEKVEVEEASKETTCEKSDDE